One genomic region from Mangifera indica cultivar Alphonso chromosome 17, CATAS_Mindica_2.1, whole genome shotgun sequence encodes:
- the LOC123200752 gene encoding organic cation/carnitine transporter 7-like: MCAMGTFTISLIYASELYPTSMRSTGTGSANAMGRIGSMVCPFVAVALVEGCHTKAAIIVVEGVIAISVICVLLISFETRGKELSDIVDVVPNSRQVIVGQ, from the exons ATGTGTGCTATGGGAACCTTCACAATCTCTTTAATATATGCCTCAGAG TTATATCCAACTTCAATGAGGTCAACTGGCACTGGATCTGCAAACGCCATGGGAAGAATCGGAAGTATGGTTTGCCCTTTTGTTGCAGTTGCGCTGGTGGAGGGCTGCCATACCAAAGCTGCTATCATAGTGGTAGAGGGTGTAATAGCGATATCAGTAATATGTGTTCTTTTGATCTCATTTGAAACAAGAGGAAAGGAATTGAGTGACATCGTAGATGTTGTACCAAATTCAAGACAAGTGATTGTTGGTCAATGA
- the LOC123200748 gene encoding TMV resistance protein N-like: protein MSILRASYGSSSSTSWKYDVFLSFRGVDTRKNFTDHLYNGLIREGIKVFKDDRDLEKGKSISVQLPNAIQESCISVVVFSRDYVSSSWCLDELVKIVDCKNNMGQTVIPIFYHVNPSLVIGQFEVAHGQHQEGFGDNIKNVQIWRNALMEITNLSGRELKDRYEAEFIEGVVKEISSKLSSSTSTSASTSTSASNLINLKRLVTASATAVITCLENLVMQEAHAHTIRVVGPITQYLTPFFFFKFFFEPTIYQTSPLSRAQVPKS from the exons ATGAGCATCCTTAGAGCTTCATATGGATCTTCTTCCTCCACTAGTTGGAAATATGATGTGTTTCTAAGCTTTAGAGGTGTAGACACTCGAAAGAACTTTACTGATCATCTGTATAATGGTTTGATTCGAGAGGGAATTAAGGTATTCAAGGATGACAGAGAccttgaaaaaggaaaatccatTTCAGTACAACTTCCTAATGCAATACAAGAATCATGTATTTCAGTTGTTGTTTTCTCAAGAGATTATGTTTCTTCATCTTGGTGCTTGGATGAACTTGTAAAAATCGTTGACTGTAAGAACAATATGGGACAAACAGTCATTCCAATTTTCTACCATGTGAATCCATCCTTGGTAATTGGACAGTTTGAGGTAGCTCATGGTCAACATCAAGAAGGTTTTGGAGACAACATAAAAAATGTACAAATTTGGCGAAACGCTTTGATGGAGATCACTAATCTGTCTGGGAGGGAGTTGAAGGATAG GTATGAAGCAGAATTTATTGAAGGTGTTGTGAAGGAAATATCAAGTAAATTAAGTAGTTCAACTTCAACCTCAGCCTCAACTTCAACCTCAGCCTCAAACTTGATCAATCTCAAAAGATTAGTGACTGCCTCTGCCACTGCAGTAATTACATGTTTAGAGAATCTTGTAATGCAGGAGGCCCACGCTCACACAATCAGAGTCGTGGGGCCAATAACCCAATACCtgacccctttttttttttttaaatttttttttgagcCGACAATATATCAAACTTCCCCTTTATCGAGGGCCCAAGTTCCCAAGAGTTAG